The bacterium genomic interval CCGCGCAGGCGGTAGCCGTCGATGAGGGCCAGGACGCGGCTCTCCCGCGCAAAGTCCTCGCGCACCCGGCGCATCGGTTCGCCGCAGATGTCCTCCTCCGCTCCGCCCGTCCGGCGGGCGGCGGCCAAGGCCTCGGGAGCCTGGCGGGCGAACTCGAAGCCTTCGAAGAAACGCCGCCAATCGGCGGGCAGCGTCTCGGGTTGGCTCAAGTACTGTTGGTAGTATGCATCCACGACGCGGGGTTCCGCTTGATGCAGCCAGGGAAGCGGACTCATGGGTGGGCGCATGCCTTTCCGTGACGGTTACTCACGCGGGCCAAGCTAAGGAAGCGGTGTTGGATTTCCATGCCCCTCATGGGCTTTGCACGACGGATTAACAGGTGGACAGATCAAAGTCATGATCAGGACCAGAATCGCTATCGGGATCGCTATGGGGATCGGGATCGAGTACCACGTCCCTGGTTCGGTCCTGCTCGATGCGCGGGTGTGAGAGCTATGCCGGCAGGGCAGCCATCTCGTCGCGAGGGAGGAGTTCGATATCGATATCGATATCGATATCGATATCGATCCCGATAGCGATCCCGATAGCGATCCCGATAGCGATGGGGATTGGTTCGACGCATTGCCGCACATTGGCTGCCGATCAAATCCGAGGTCGCCCATGCCCGTCCGGATCCAGTCCGAGATCGCCCCGCTGCGCACCGTGCTCCTGCACCAGCCGGGCTTCGAGCACCGCAAGACCGTGCCCTGGAACAAGGACGCCCTCCTCTTCGACGACATCCTGGACCTGGACGCCGCCCGCCAGGAGCACAAGGATTTCTCCCTGCTGCTGGCCCAGCACGGGGTGGAGGTCCTCTTCCTGATGGATCTGCTCAAGGAGATCTGCGCCGAACCGACCCAGCGCCGCGCGCTCTACGAGTCCCTCCTCCCGCCCCGCGTGCTGGAGGCGGTGGACTGGCGGCGCCTGCAGCCCTGGCATCTGGTGCACGGCTTTCCCGACGAGGCCTGGCTGAACTCGCGCTCCCTCATCCAGCCTCTTCCCAACCTGTACTTCCAGCGCGACCCGGCCTTCGCCGTGCCCGGCGCCCTGGTGATCGGCCATCCCTGCTGGCCCGCCCGCCGGGCCGAGAGCCTGCTGCTGCGGGAGGTCTTCCGCCGTCATCCCCGCTTCGACGGACTGCTCATCTGGGACGGTCTGCTCGATCTGCCCAAAGCCCACGTCGAAGGGGGCGACGTGCTGGTGCCGGACGAATCGACCGTGATGGTGGGCATCAGCGAGCGCACGAGCGAGGCGGGGGCCGAGGCCCTGGCCGCCTGGCTCTTCGCCCACACGCCGGTGCGGCGCCTGCTCAAGATCTGGCTGCCCGCCAAGCGCGACTTCATGCACCTGGACACGGTCCTCACTTTCCTCGACCACAGCCGCATCCTCACCATGCCCTATCTCTGGGAGCGGCCCGACCTCTACGCCCGCATCGCCCAGGAGGCCCAGCGACTCTGCGAAAGGCTGGGCCACCCCTACACCGGACCCCTGCCCGAGGAGCTGCTGGCCGGCACCCGGCTGGAGGTGCTGCACGACGACGGCCGCCGGGAGCGCCACGCCATGGTGCTGGCCGGGCTGGCCGAGTGCGGCCTGGTCGAGCCGGACTGGACGGTGACGGTGGGCGGCTCGGCGGAGCAGTACGCGCGGGCCGAGGCCCACATCGTGGCCGCCCTGCGCGAACAATGGAACGACGCGGCCAACACCTTCGCCCTCAAGCCCGGGCAGGTGCTCTGCTATGACCGCAATGTGGACACCCTGCGCGCCCTTGAGGAGGCCCACGTCGAAGTGGTGCGCTTCGCGGGCAGCGACCTGGTGCGCGGGCGGGGCGGGGCGCGCTGCATGACCTGCCCCTTGTGGCGGGACTGACGCTGGCCGCTGGGCTTGCGGCTGTCGCTGTCCTCCCGGCAGGGTTCTGTCAT includes:
- a CDS encoding arginine deiminase family protein, whose translation is MPVRIQSEIAPLRTVLLHQPGFEHRKTVPWNKDALLFDDILDLDAARQEHKDFSLLLAQHGVEVLFLMDLLKEICAEPTQRRALYESLLPPRVLEAVDWRRLQPWHLVHGFPDEAWLNSRSLIQPLPNLYFQRDPAFAVPGALVIGHPCWPARRAESLLLREVFRRHPRFDGLLIWDGLLDLPKAHVEGGDVLVPDESTVMVGISERTSEAGAEALAAWLFAHTPVRRLLKIWLPAKRDFMHLDTVLTFLDHSRILTMPYLWERPDLYARIAQEAQRLCERLGHPYTGPLPEELLAGTRLEVLHDDGRRERHAMVLAGLAECGLVEPDWTVTVGGSAEQYARAEAHIVAALREQWNDAANTFALKPGQVLCYDRNVDTLRALEEAHVEVVRFAGSDLVRGRGGARCMTCPLWRD